A window from Acinonyx jubatus isolate Ajub_Pintada_27869175 chromosome E1, VMU_Ajub_asm_v1.0, whole genome shotgun sequence encodes these proteins:
- the MYH8 gene encoding myosin-8 produces MSASSDAEMAVFGEAAPYLRKSEKERIEAQNKPFDAKTSVFVAEPKESYVKSTIQNKEGGKVTVKTEGGTTLTVREDQVFPMNPPKYDKIEDMAMMTHLHEPGVLYNLKERYAAWMIYTYSGLFCVTVNPYKWLPVYNPEVVAAYRGKKRQEAPPHIFSISDNAYQFMLTDRENQSILITGESGAGKTVNTKRVIQYFATIAVTGEKKKEEAGKMQGTLEDQIISANPLLEAFGNAKTVRNDNSSRFGKFIRIHFGTTGKLASADIETYLLEKSRVTFQLKAERSYHIFYQITSNKKPDLIEMLLITTNPYDYAFVSQGEITVPSIDDQEELMATDSAIDILGFTPEEKVSIYKLTGAVMHYGNMKFKQKQREEQAEPDGTEVADKAAYLQSLNSADLLKALCYPRVKVGNEYVTKGQTVQQVYNAVGALAKAVYEKMFLWMVTRINQQLDTKQPRQYFIGVLDIAGFEIFDFNSLEQLCINFTNEKLQQFFNHHMFVLEQEEYKKEGIEWTFIDFGMDLAACIELIEKPLGIFSILEEECMFPKATDTSFKNKLYDQHLGKSANFQKPKVVKGRAEAHFSLVHYAGTVDYNIAGWLDKNKDPLNDTVVGLYQKSAMKTLASLFSTYASAEADSGTKKGAKKKGSSFQTVSALFRENLNKLMTNLRSTHPHFVRCIIPNETKTPGAMEHELVLHQLRCNGVLEGIRICRKGFPSRILYGDFKQRYKVLNASAIPEGQFIDSKKASEKLLASIDIDHTQYKFGHTKVFFKAGLLGLLEEMRDEKLAQIITRTQAVCRGFLMRVEYQKMLQRREALFCIQYNVRAFMNVKHWPWMKLFFKIKPLLKSAETEKEMATMKEEFQKTKDELAKSKAKRKELEEKMVTLLKEKNDLQLQVQSEADALADAEERCEQLIKNKIQLEAKIKELTERAEDEEEINAELTAKKRKLEDECSELKKDIDDLELTLAKVEKEKHATENKVKNLTEEMAGLDETIAKLTKEKKALQEAHQQTLDDLQAEEDKVNTLSKAKTKLEQQVDDLEGSLEQEKKLRMDLERAKRKLEGDLKLAQESTMDVENEKQQLDERLKKKESEISNLLSKIEDEQAVEIQLQKKIKELQARIEELEEEIEAERASRAKAEKQRSDLSRELEEISERLEEAGGATSAQIEMNKKREAEFQKMRRDLEEATLQHEATAATLRKKHADSVAELGEQIDNLQRVKQKLEKEKSELKMEIDDLASNMETVSKAKGNLEKLCRTLEDQVSELKTKEEEQQRLINDLTAQRARLQTEAGEYSRQLDEKEALVSQLSRNKQASTQQIEELKHQLEEETKAKSALAHALQSSRHDCDLLREQYEEEQEGKAELQRALSKANSEVAQWRTKYETDAIQRTEELEEAKKKLAQRLQDAEEHVEAVNAKCASLEKTKQRLQNEVEDLMLDVERTNAACVALDKKQRNFDKVLAEWKQKYEETQAELEASQKESRSLGTELFKVKNAYEESLDHLETLRRENKNLQQEISDLTEQIAEGGKQIHELEKIKKQVEQEKCDIQAALEEAEASLEHEEGKILRIQLELNQVKSEVDRKITEKDEEIDQLKRNHIRVVESMQSTLDAEIRSRNDALRVKKKMEGDLNEMEIQLNHANRQAAEALRNYRNTQAILKDTQLHLDDALRGQEDLKEQLAMVERRANLLQAEIEELRVTLEQTERSRKIAEQELLDASERVQLLHTQNTSLINTKKKLETDISQIQGEMEDIVQEARNAEEKAKKAITDAAMMAEELKKEQDTSAHLERMKKNLEQTVKDLQHRLDEAEQLALKGGKKQIQKLEARVRELEGEVENEQKRNAEAVKGLRKHERRVKELTYQTEEDRKNVLRLQDLVDKLQAKVKSYKRQAEEAEEQSNANLAKFRKLQHELEEAEERADIAESQVNKLRAKSREVHTKISAE; encoded by the exons ATGAGCGCGAGTTCAGATGCTGAGATGGCGGTTTTTGGCGAAGCAGCTCCCTACCTCCGAAAATCGGAAAAGGAGCGGATTGAGGCCCAGAACAAGCCCTTTGATGCTAAAACATCAGTCTTTGTCGCGGAGCCCAAGGAGTCCTATGTGAAGAGCACCATCCAGaacaaagaaggagggaaagtaACGGTGAAGACTGAAGGTGGAACA ACTCTAACTGTCAGGGAGGACCAAGTCTTCCCTATGAACCCTCCGAAATATGACAAGATTGAGGACATGGCCATGATGACGCACCTGCACGAGCCTGGAGTGCTGTACAACCTCAAAGAGCGTTACGCAGCCTGGATGATCTAC ACCTACTCGGGCCTCTTCTGCGTCACCGTCAACCCCTACAAGTGGCTGCCGGTGTACAACCCCGAGGTGGTGGCCGCCTACCGAGGCAAGAAGCGCCAGGAGGCCCCGCCCCACATCTTCTCCATCTCCGACAACGCCTATCAGTTCATGCTGACGG ATCGTGAGAACCAGTCCATCCTGATCAC CGGCGAATCCGGGGCGGGGAAGACCGTGAACACCAAGCGTGTCATCCAGTACTTTGCAACAATTGCGGTCAcaggggagaagaagaaggaggaagctgGCAAAATGCAG GGGACTCTGGAAGATCAAATCATCAGCGCCAACCCCCTACTGGAGGCCTTTGGCAATGCCAAGACCGTGAGGAACGACAACTCCTCTCGCTTT gGTAAATTCATTAGAATTCATTTTGGTACTACAGGGAAGCTGGCTTCTGCAGATATTGAAACAT ATCTTCTAGAAAAGTCTAGAGTTACTTTCCAGCTGAAGGCAGAAAGAAGCTACCATATTTTTTATCAGATCACTTCCAATAAGAAGCCAGATCTGATTG AAATGCTCCTGATCACCACCAACCCTTATGACTATGCCTTCGTCAGTCAAGGGGAGATCACAGTCCCCAGCATTGATGACCAAGAGGAGCTGATGGCCACAGAT AGTGCCATTGACATCCTGGGCTTTACTCCTGAAGAGAAAGTTTCCATCTACAAGCTCACAGGGGCCGTGATGCATTATGGGAACATGAAGTTCAAGCAAAAGCAGCGTGAGGAGCAGGCCGAGCCAGATGGCACGGAAG TTGCTGACAAGGCAGCCTACCTCCAGAGTCTGAACTCTGCTGACCTGCTCAAAGCCCTCTGCTACCCCAGGGTCAAGGTCGGCAACGAGTACGTCACCAAAGGCCAGACTGTGCAGCAG GTATACAACGCAGTGGGCGCCCTGGCCAAGGCCGTCTACGAGAAGATGTTCCTGTGGATGGTCACCCGCATCAACCAGCAGCTGGACACCAAGCAGCCCAGACAGTACTTCATCGGGGTCCTGGACATCGCCGGCTTTGAGATCTTTGAT TTCAACAGCCTGGAGCAGCTGTGCATCAACTTCACCAACGAGAAGCTGCAACAGTTCTTCAACCACCACATGTTCGTGCTGGAGCAGGAGGAGTACAAGAAGGAGGGCATCGAGTGGACGTTCATCGACTTTGGGATGGACCTGGCTGCCTGCATCGAGCTCATCGAGAAG CCACTGGGCATCTTCTCCATCCTGGAGGAGGAGTGCATGTTCCCCAAGGCCACGGACACCTCCTTCAAGAACAAGCTGTATGACCAGCACCTGGGCAAGTCCGCCAACTTCCAAAAGCCCAAGGTGGTCAAGGGCAGGGCCGAGGCCCACTTCTCGCTGGTGCACTACGCCGGCACCGTGGACTACAACATTGCCGGCTGGCTGGACAAGAACAAGGACCCCCTGAATGACACCGTGGTCGGGCTGTACCAGAAGTCCGCAATGAAGACTCTGGCCAGTCTCTTTTCCACATATGCTAGTGCTGAAGCAG ACAGTGGTACAAAGAAAGGTGCTAAGAAGAAGGGCTCCTCTTTCCAGACTGTGTCAGCCCTCTTCAGG gaaaatttaaataaactgatGACCAATCTGAGGAGCACACACCCTCATTTTGTACGGTGTATCATTCCCAATGAAACCAAAACTCCTG GGGCCATGGAGCATGAACTTGTCCTGCACCAGCTGAGGTGTAACGGAGTGCTGGAAGGCATCCGCATCTGCAGGAAGGGATTCCCCAGCAGAATCTTATATGGGGATTTTAAACAAAG ATACAAAGTTTTAAACGCAAGTGCTATTCCAGAAGGACAGTTCATCGACAGCAAGAAGGCTTCTGAGAAACTTCTCGCCTCTATTGATATTGATCACACCCAATATAAATTTGGGCATACCAAG GTGTTCTTCAAAGCTGGCCTTCTGGGTCTTCTGGAAGAAATGAGAGACGAAAAGTTGGCCCAGATTATAACAAGAACTCAAGCTGTCTGCAGGGGATTCCTAATGAGGGTAGAATATCAGAAGATGTTGCAAAGGAG AGAAGCCCTCTTCTGCATCCAGTACAACGTCCGCGCCTTCATGAACGTCAAGCACTGGCCCTGGATGAAACTCTTCTTCAAGATCAAGCCCCTTCTCAAGAGCGCAGAGACCGAGAAGGAGATGGCCACCATGAAGGAGGAGTTTCAGAAAACCAAAGACGAACTCGCCAAGTCAAAGGCGAAGAGGAAGGAACTGGAGGAAAAGATGGTCACtctcttgaaagagaaaaatgacctgCAGCTTCAGGTTCAATCC GAAGCTGATGCCTTGGCTGATGCAGAGGAAAGGTGTGAGCAACTCATTAAGAACAAAATCCAGCTGGAGGCCAAGATCAAGGAGTTGACTGAGAGAgctgaggatgaggaggagatCAACGccgagctgacggccaagaagaGGAAACTGGAGGACGAGTGTTCAGAGCTCAAGAAAGACATCGATGATCTTGAGCTGACCCTGGCCAAGGTTGAAAAGGAGAAGCATGCCACAGAGAACAAG gtGAAAAACCTCACGGAAGAGATGGCAGGCCTGGACGAAACCATCGCTAAGCTGACCAAGGAGAAGAAGGCCCTCCAGGAGGCCCACCAGCAGACCCTGGATGACCTACAGGCAGAAGAGGACAAGGTCAACACGCTGAGCAAAGCTAAAACCAAGCTTGAGCAGCAAGTAGATGAT CTTGAAGGGTCAttagagcaagaaaagaaactcCGCATGGATCTAGAAAGAGCAAAGAGGAAACTGGAGGGAGACCTAAAATTAGCCCAAGAATCCACAATGGATgtagaaaatgagaaacagcaACTTGATGAGAGACTCAAAAA GAAAGAATCTGAAATCAGCAATTTGCTAAGTAAAATTGAAGATGAGCAGGCAGTAGAAATTCaactacaaaagaaaatcaaagagctGCAG GCCCGCAtcgaggagctggaggaggaaatCGAGGCAGAGCGGGCCTCCCGGGCCAAAGCAGAGAAGCAGCGTTCGGACCTCTCCCGGGAACTGGAGGAGATCAGCGAGCGGCTGGAAGAAGCCGGCGGGGCCACTTCCGCCCAGATCGAGATGAACAAGAAGCGGGAGGCCGAGTTCCAGAAGATGCGCAGGGACCTGGAGGAGGCCACCCTGCAGCACGAAGCCACGGCGGCCACCCTGAGGAAGAAGCACGCGGACAGCGTGGCCGAGCTGGGGGAGCAGATAGACAACCTACAGAGGGTCaagcagaagctggagaaggagaagagcGAGTTGAAGATGGAGATCGACGACCTGGCCAGTAACATGGAGACCGTCTCCAAGGCCAAG GGGAACCTGGAAAAGTTGTGCCGCACTCTAGAAGACCAGGTGAGTGAACTTAAGACCAAGGAAGAGGAGCAGCAGCGGCTGATCAATGACCTGACGGCTCAGAGAGCGCGTCTGCAGACAGAAGCAG GTGAATATTCCCGACAATTAGATGAGAAAGAGGCTTTGGTCTCTCAGCTTTCAAGGAACAAACAAGCATCTACACAACAGATTGAGGAGCTGAAACATCAGctggaggaagaaacaaaa GCCAAGAGCGCGCTGGCCCACGCCCTGCAGTCCTCCCGCCACGACTGCGACCTGCTGCGGGAACAGTacgaggaggagcaggagggcaaGGCCGAGCTGCAGAGGGCGCTGTCCAAGGCCAACAGCGAGGTGGCCCAGTGGAGGACCAAATACGAGACGGACGCCATCCAGCGCacagaggagctggaggaggccaA GAAGAAGCTGGCCCAACGTCTGCAGGACGCCGAGGAGCACGTAGAAGCGGTGAACGCCAAATGTGCCTCCCTGGAGAAGACGAAGCAGCGGCTCCAGAACGAAGTGGAAGACCTCATGCTCGACGTGGAGAGAACAAACGCAGCCTGCGTGGCCCTGGACAAGAAGCAGAGGAACTTCGACAAG GTCCTGGCAGAGTGGAAACAGAAGTATGAGGAGACTCAAGCTGAACTTGAGGCCTCCCAGAAGGAGTCCCGCTCTCTCGGCACTGAGCTGTTCAAGGTCAAGAATGCCTACGAGGAATCCCTGGATCACCTGGAAACCCTGAGGCGAGAGAACAAGAACTTGCAGC AGGAGATTTCTGACCTCACGGAGCAGATTgctgagggagggaagcaaatcCATGAACTGGAGAAGATAAAGAAGCAAGTGGAACAAGAGAAATGCGATATTCAGGCTGCCTTAGAGGAAGCAGAG GCATCTCTTGAACATGAAGAGGGAAAGATCCTACGCATCCAGTTGGAGTTGAACCAAGTCAAGTCTGAAGTCGACAGGAAAATCACTGAAAAGGATGAGGAAATCGATCAACTAAAGAGAAACCACATCAGAGTCGTGGAGTCGATGCAGAGCACCTTGGATGCTGAGATCAGGAGCAGGAACGATGCTCTGAGAGTCAAGAAGAAGATGGAGGGAGACCTCAATGAAATGGAAATCCAGCTGAACCACGCCAACCGCCAGGCTGCAGAGGCCCTGAGGAACTACAGGAACACCCAGGCCATCTTGAAG GACACCCAGCTGCACCTGGACGACGCGCTCCGGGGCCAGGAGGACCTGAAGGAGCAGCTGGCCATGGTGGAGCGCAGGGCCAACCTGCTGCAGGCTGAGATCGAGGAGCTGCGGGTGACCCTGGAGCAGACGGAGAGGAGCAGGAAAATTGCAGAACAGGAGCTCCTGGACGCCAGTGAGCGTGTCCAGCTCCTCCACACCCAG AACACCAGCCTGATCAACACCAAGAAGAAGCTGGAGACAGACATCTCCCAGATCCAGGGAGAGATGGAAGATATTGTCCAGGAAGCCCGCAACGCAGAAGAGAAGGCCAAGAAGGCCATCACTGAT GCGGCCATGATGGCCGAGGAGCTGAAGAAGGAGCAGGACACCAGCGCCCACCTGGAGCGGATGAAGAAGAACCTGGAGCAGACGGTGAAGGACCTTCAGCACCGTCTGGACGAGGCTGAGCAGCTGGCCCTGAAGGGCGGGAAGAAGCAGATCCAGAAACTGGAGGCCAGG GTACGTGAACTTGAAGGAGAGGTTGAAAATGAGCAGAAACGTAATGCAGAGGCTGTTAAAGGTTTGCGGAAACATGAGAGAAGAGTAAAGGAACTTACCTACCAG ACCGAAGAAGACCGCAAGAATGTTCTCAGGCTGCAGGACCTGGTAGATAAACTACAGGCAAAGGTGAAATCGTACAAGAGACAAGCTGAGGAGGCT gaGGAACAATCCAACGCTAATCTTGCTAAATTCCGCAAGCTCCAGCACGAGCTGGAGGAGGCCGAGGAACGCGCTGACATCGCCGAGTCCCAGGTCAACAAGCTGCGGGCAAAGAGCCGGGAGGTCCACACGAAAATCAGTGCGGAGTGA